One Brevibacillus choshinensis genomic window carries:
- a CDS encoding aspartate kinase, with product MGLIVQKYGGTSVGTIERILRVADRIISYKEEGHDVVVVVSAMGKSTDVLVDMAKQITAYPSEREMDMLLTTGEQVSIALLSMALHTKGYDAISLTGWQAGVTTEDIHGRARIQQINTERIQAELGRGRVVIVAGFQGISAEGEITTLGRGGSDTSAVALAASLNAEKCEIFTDVSGVYTADPRVVPAASKLDSISYDEMLELANLGAGVLHPRSVEAAKKYKVRLVVRSSFTAEDGTYVEEVANMETGRVVSGVAHDEDVSKVTVVGMPAKVGTLSRLFNTLADNQVNVDIIIQSSYDAAETNISFTVASADLKKALDTLAANQETLGFEKVDHEEGLTKVSIVGSGMVNNPGVAAEMFRVLAEQEISIKMVSTSDIKVSCVIPAHLTELAVRSLHTAYGLDVAETAVVHGL from the coding sequence ATGGGGTTGATCGTGCAGAAATACGGAGGCACTTCCGTTGGTACCATTGAGCGAATTTTGCGAGTTGCGGACCGAATTATCAGCTACAAAGAAGAAGGACATGATGTAGTCGTAGTCGTCTCGGCCATGGGCAAATCGACAGACGTGCTGGTCGACATGGCCAAGCAGATTACGGCCTACCCATCGGAGCGGGAGATGGATATGCTGCTGACCACGGGGGAGCAGGTATCGATCGCGCTATTGTCGATGGCGCTGCACACAAAAGGCTACGATGCCATCTCCTTGACGGGCTGGCAGGCAGGTGTGACGACTGAAGACATCCACGGCAGAGCGCGGATCCAGCAAATCAACACCGAACGCATTCAAGCGGAATTGGGTCGAGGCCGTGTGGTGATCGTGGCAGGTTTTCAAGGCATCAGTGCCGAAGGAGAAATCACCACATTGGGGCGCGGCGGCTCGGATACGTCCGCAGTCGCACTGGCAGCGAGCCTGAATGCCGAGAAATGTGAGATTTTCACAGATGTATCCGGTGTGTATACCGCAGATCCGCGGGTCGTTCCTGCCGCAAGCAAGCTGGACAGCATTTCCTACGATGAGATGCTGGAGCTGGCGAACCTCGGAGCAGGCGTCTTGCATCCGCGGTCGGTAGAAGCCGCCAAAAAATACAAAGTACGGCTGGTGGTCCGCTCCAGCTTTACTGCTGAAGATGGTACGTACGTAGAGGAGGTTGCCAACATGGAAACAGGAAGAGTGGTAAGTGGAGTCGCGCATGATGAAGATGTATCAAAAGTAACCGTAGTCGGGATGCCTGCAAAAGTAGGGACACTCTCTCGCCTTTTCAATACGCTGGCTGACAACCAGGTCAATGTGGACATCATCATTCAGAGCTCTTACGATGCAGCGGAGACAAACATTTCCTTCACAGTCGCATCCGCTGACCTGAAAAAGGCTTTGGACACTCTTGCAGCGAACCAAGAGACGCTTGGCTTTGAAAAAGTGGATCATGAAGAAGGCTTGACCAAAGTATCGATCGTCGGCTCCGGCATGGTGAACAACCCGGGTGTCGCCGCGGAAATGTTCCGCGTTTTGGCTGAACAAGAAATTTCCATTAAAATGGTGTCCACTTCCGATATCAAGGTTTCTTGCGTGATTCCTGCCCATTTGACTGAGCTGGCGGTTCGCAGCCTGCATACCGCTTATGGCTTGGACGTGGCTGAAACCGCAGTCGTGCATGGTCTGTAG
- a CDS encoding DUF2507 domain-containing protein — translation MKETDQLSALLPQQAIAYAERMNMPYLGYHLLRETLTNHLLGDSESPILYWLGKEIGEKIPIQSSAGIVLPFMRLGLGQLDLIEETKLRIHYKLSHAIFPYMTDQRLSRSLSLECGIIAGAIERWRGQETTAELVLEGKSDIRIIASHG, via the coding sequence ATGAAAGAGACGGATCAACTGTCCGCCTTGCTGCCGCAGCAAGCGATTGCCTATGCGGAACGGATGAACATGCCATACCTCGGCTATCACCTTTTGCGAGAGACGCTGACAAACCACTTGCTAGGTGATAGTGAGAGTCCAATCCTCTATTGGCTGGGAAAAGAAATCGGCGAGAAGATACCGATCCAGTCATCTGCCGGAATTGTCCTGCCTTTCATGCGGCTCGGCCTTGGGCAATTGGACCTCATCGAAGAGACAAAGCTGCGCATTCACTATAAACTCTCCCATGCGATCTTTCCCTACATGACCGACCAACGGCTCAGTCGTTCCCTTTCATTAGAATGCGGAATCATCGCTGGAGCAATCGAGCGGTGGAGAGGACAAGAAACAACCGCCGAGCTCGTGCTGGAAGGGAAAAGTGACATCCGGATTATCGCCAGTCATGGATAA
- a CDS encoding succinate dehydrogenase cytochrome b558 subunit — MAKGNSFLSHKLHSLLGLFPIGLFLLFHLTANYQATRGAEAFNTTVGAIESVPILLVVEFVFIYIPILFHAIYGIYIAFQAKQNVGNFGYFRNHMFLWQRVTGIITLIFIVWHVWETRIAKAMGATVDFDMMANIFSSPAMIVFYTIGIISTVFHFSNGIWSFLVHWGITVGPRSQRIATYFTLIVFVVVTYIGLRAMSAFIV; from the coding sequence ATGGCGAAAGGCAATAGCTTTCTCAGTCACAAGCTGCATTCACTTCTTGGATTGTTTCCAATCGGGCTGTTTCTGCTGTTCCACTTGACAGCAAACTATCAAGCAACCCGTGGAGCGGAAGCCTTCAACACTACGGTCGGCGCAATTGAATCCGTTCCTATTCTACTAGTAGTTGAATTCGTTTTCATCTACATCCCGATCCTGTTTCACGCGATTTACGGTATCTACATTGCTTTCCAAGCGAAGCAAAATGTAGGGAACTTCGGCTACTTCCGGAACCATATGTTCCTGTGGCAACGGGTAACAGGTATCATTACGCTCATTTTCATTGTTTGGCACGTATGGGAAACCCGCATTGCGAAAGCGATGGGAGCAACTGTTGACTTCGACATGATGGCGAACATCTTCAGCAGCCCTGCGATGATCGTGTTCTATACGATTGGGATCATCAGCACTGTTTTCCACTTCTCCAACGGTATCTGGTCGTTCCTGGTTCACTGGGGAATTACAGTCGGACCACGTTCCCAACGTATCGCTACTTACTTCACATTGATCGTTTTCGTAGTTGTGACTTACATCGGCTTGCGTGCGATGTCAGCTT